Below is a window of Cytophaga hutchinsonii ATCC 33406 DNA.
AATCCGATCGAAAACAACACCGGAATAATAAGTGAAATCATATCTACATACAGATATAACTGCAGCGGAGGTGCATTGGGTTTTACCACACCCAAAGTGCAGCATACTTTTTTTACCTCATAGTTGACAAAAACAAAAAACACAACCATAATTATATTCAATAATATAAAAACCGACTTGTTCGGGGAAAACCAAAAGCGGTCAATCAGAATAAAATAATTGGTATAAAAAATAATCAGACAGTATACCAACGGAATAGTGGAATGCCGTAAGTTGCGCATGAGATTAAATTCATCGCCTACCGAAAGCAGATACGGCAAACTGAATAGAACCACCCACACAATTACGTGTGTGCCGATGAATATATAGCTGCGTTTTATATCTTTTTCAGTATTCATATTTCTGTATTCTTATCATTTTGAACAACCGCAGATTAAATCCATGGGTTATTTTTAATCTGTAGATCATTAAATACTAGTATCTGTATTTAAATAAACAAAAAAGAAATCTATACCTGTGATTCTTTATATATATGGGGTAATTGTTTCGATAAAAGCACCTATTTTGTCGTTCCAAATACAACCAATTGTTAACAAAAGATAATGAACAATTACAAAGAATGAAAATATCCGGTACATTCATGTACGATATGCATAAGTATTTGATCATTCAATCAACCAATCAGTGCGAGTCACGTATTAATGACAAGGAATATTAAATTTGTACGTATTCATTTACGAATTCTTCAGCTATAATTTTTATCATCCATGATACCAATGAACGTTACCTTTGAACACGATTTTCAGACCATGCGCGAATCGTTTTTTGAAAATGCGCAGGAAGCATTTGCCATTCTGGATAAAGATTTAAATTTTATTGATATAAATAAATCTTTTACAGAATCATTAAAAACAGGCCGTGATAAACTTATTGGAAAAAATATTATTGAATTCAATTCTTCCATTAAAAATACCGAACGTTTCAGACTGTATCAAAAAGTATTGCAAACCGGGGAATCAATTATTCTGGATGATATCCGTTTACATCCTAACCTGGGAAGTTATACAATACGGGTTTCCTGTTTTAAAGTAGGTGAAGGTATAGGTTTAGCGATTTTAAACATAACCGATTTACGCGACGCGATAGATGATCTGGAAACCTTTATCTATAAATGTTCTCATGACATGCGCACGCCGGTTTCAAATATTTATGGATTGATTCAGCTGGCATTAGAAGATACCAAAGATCCCCACACGGTTGAATTTTTGAATATGATCAAACATCAGACAGACCGGTTGGACCACATCATTCACCAATTAGCAAATACCAGCCGGTTAATGCATGATAATAAAATCATTTATCTGGTAGATCTGAAAACTGTTGTATCCGATGTGATTGATTCGTTTTCAAAAATTCCAGATTTTGAAGCCATAAAGTTTACTGTTACTTCTTCCAGCAAAGAAAAATTTTTCAGCGACAAATCTCTGCTGATTTGTATCCTCGAAAATATTATAGACAATGCAATTAAATACAGAAATCACGACATACAATCTTTAATAGACATTAACATGTCCGATGAAAAAAGCGGCGTCCGCATTACTATTAAAGATAACGGTATAGGTATTGATGATGATATTCAGAAGAATGTGTTCAAAATGTTCTACAGAGGCACTAACAAAAGTTCCGGATCCGGTTTAGGGTTGTATACCGTAAAACATTTTATTAAAAAGCTGAAAGGAGAAATTTCCTTAACCAGCGAAAAAAATACAGGAACGACCTTCTCTTTCTATATCCCCAATGTAAATACGGATAAATAAGCCTGCTATAGGTTTTATTTCAGGTTTTAAAAATCAATATTATTTTTTTTAAAAAAATAGTTGCAAAGATTAAAGGTTTTACATTACTTTGAAATACAAAGTTCTTTTATAATGACTGAAATAGACAAACAACTTTCTGACCTGAAGCAGATCCGTCAATTAATGGAGCGGTCTTCAAAATTTATTTCGTTAAGCGGACTATCCGGTATATCTGCAGGCGTTATTGCGCTGATCGGTGCATTTGTTGCCCGCTGGCGCATACACAATGTATTAGATTTCAACAACGTAGTTTCCTACAAAGCAATTCCCAGTTTCGATGTGCTGTACAGTTTACTGTTTGAACTGATCGCGTTAGCCAGCATTACGCTTATACTTGCTCTGGCTGCTGCATTTTTCTTTACAAATAAAAAAGCTTCCGAACGCGGCGAATCTCTGTTTGATTCTCTTAGCATCCGCATGCTGGTGAACTTAGCCATACCACTTATTACCGGGGGTATATTCTGTTTGTTTCTTTTACAGCAAAATATTAGTTTAATTGCACCTGCCATGCTCATATTCTACGGCCTTGCGTTAGTTAATGGCAGCCGTTACACTGTTGACCATATTCGTTATTTAGGAATGGCTGAAATTGTACTGGGGTTAATAGCCGGCCTGTTTCCCGGTAAAGGTCTGTTGTTTTGGGCAACTGGCTTTGGCGTATTCCATATTATTTATGGAGCAGTGATGTACTTTAAATTAGAACGTTGAAAAATTTCATTTCCCATTTAAATAAAGCGTTTGAGAACAGGCTCCGGTTAGGCATCATGTCTATTCTGATTACCAATGACTGGATTGAATTCAATACACTCAAAGAATTGCTTGAGGCTACAGACGGTAACCTTGCAAGCCACATTACAGCGCTTGAAAAAATAAATTATCTCGAAGTGCGTAAAGCGTTTATCGGTAAAAAACCCAATACGTCTTTCCGTATCACAAAAGAAGGCCGGAAGGCTTTTAAAGACCATATTGACGCGCTCGAACAACTTATAAAAAAATCTTCGTGATTTTTTTTATCCTTAAACTTTGCAATTCAAAGTACTTTACTATATGAAAAACAGATTATTTATTTTAGCCATTCTCTGCCTCCTGCTTGAAGCGGGACGTATGCTGTATTCAGGCACACTTGGCTACATGTTCCTCATCTGGAACCTGTTTCTGGCAGCTGTCCCCTATCTGTTGTCCACGCACATACAGGCCACAAAACCAACAGGCTTAAACCTGATCGGAAAATGTTTTATCTGGTTGCTGTTCCTGCCGAATGCCTTATACATCATCACCGATCTGAAACATTTACATGAACGCCCACCGGTACCGGAGTGGTTCGACTGCCTGCTTTTATTCAGCTTCTCTACCCTGGCATTGCTACTTGGCCTGTTGTCTTTTTATCAAATGAATCAGGTACTGAAAAGATATGCACCTGCTTTTGTTCAGCACATCATACTGATCAGTATTTCGCTCTTAGCCGGCTTTGGTGTGTACTTAGGCAGGGAACAGCGCTGGAACAGCTGGGACATCTTTACCAATCCTTTTGATTTATTTTCTGCATGTATTTCCTTAAGTACGGAACCACACGTGTGGGCATTCAGTCTGTGCTATGGTTTTGCCTTTTTAAGTATGTACCACATCATTTCATCTTTGATCCACTACCGTCATGAAACACCCGGTCAATTGGTTTAATAGTTTAAACTATGCCTGCAACGGTTTAAGGCTTTTGTGCAGCGAACGGAATTTCCGGATACACCTGCTTGCCGCTGTGAGCGTTTGCATACTTTCTCTCTGTCTGCATCTTTCCACGCTTGAATGGGCATTTATAGCATCCGCTATTGTATTGGTTCTTGTCACAGAAAGCATCAACACGTGTATCGAATATCTATGCGATTTTATTACTGCAGACTATTCATTTGCGATCAAAAAGATCAAAGACATTGCCGCTGCCGCTGTACTGCTAAGTACGGTATATGCGCTTACCCTCGCTTTTATTATTCTATTACCTAAAATTTTATACTTAACTACTTACAACTATGAGTTCTAATTTCAATACATGGGCACGTACCTCCATTACATTAAAACTGGTCATAATAGGCATCTTGGTTTTGGTATTGCTTATACCAACCAACATGGTGCAGAACTTAATACAAGAGCGTGAAACAACCCGCGACAGCGCCGTTTCAGAGGTAGCTTCAAAATGGGGAATGGACCAAACAATTGGTACACCGATTATTTCTATTCCCTATTACACCGTTGTGGTAAACGCAAATAATCAAAAAGAAACGTATCGGAATTATGCGCACATTTTGCCGGATGACATTAAAATAAAAACAAAGCTTGTGCCTTCTACAAAGAAACGTGGTCTTTATGAAGTTGTGTTGTATAATACACAGGTGTCCATACTCGGATCATTTAAATCTGAAATTCAAAACCTGCAGCAAAAAACAAGCAATACGCTGCGTCTTGATCAGGCCTGTATTCAGCTGGGCATATCGGATTTGAAAGGATTAAAAGATGTAGTGCAATTCAACATGGATGGAACAGACACATTTGAATTCAACCCTGGTGTTCCAAATACAGATATCTATAATTCAGGTATGAGTTTTCCGATTGACTTAACGGCGAAAGATGCCTTTGCCTTTTCATGCAATCTGAATTTAAATGGCAGCACATCCCTTCACTTTCAGCCTTATGGAAAAAAAACAATGGTGGAATTAACTACTACATGGGCCAACCCGAGCTATCAGGGAGCCTTCCTGCCTGACACCAGTATCACTACTGAAACAGGTTCTTATGCGCGCTGGAAAATACTGCAGCTAAACAGAAATTATCCCCAATATGGTTTTGGTGATTTTATCAGACAAAGTGAACGCGCAGCTGCAAACATAACCGATGGGCAAGCTTCGTCCTTTGGTTTGCGTCTGATTTTACCCGTAGATCAGTATCAGAAAATCACGCGGTCTGCAAAATATTCCATCATGTTTATATTATTAACTGTTGTTGCTTTCTTTTTTGTAGAAATCATTAACAAGAAAAAAATTCACCCGATACAGTATTTGTTGATCGGTTTTGGTATCGTATTGTTTTACGTGTTATTACTTTCTATTTCTGAGCATACCAATTTTGAAACCGCTTACTGGATTTCATGCGCCGGCATTGTACTGCTGATCAGTTTATATACACAATCCATGCTTCGCAAAATTAAAGTTACCCTGCTTATCGCTGCTATCCTGAG
It encodes the following:
- a CDS encoding PAS domain-containing sensor histidine kinase — its product is MNVTFEHDFQTMRESFFENAQEAFAILDKDLNFIDINKSFTESLKTGRDKLIGKNIIEFNSSIKNTERFRLYQKVLQTGESIILDDIRLHPNLGSYTIRVSCFKVGEGIGLAILNITDLRDAIDDLETFIYKCSHDMRTPVSNIYGLIQLALEDTKDPHTVEFLNMIKHQTDRLDHIIHQLANTSRLMHDNKIIYLVDLKTVVSDVIDSFSKIPDFEAIKFTVTSSSKEKFFSDKSLLICILENIIDNAIKYRNHDIQSLIDINMSDEKSGVRITIKDNGIGIDDDIQKNVFKMFYRGTNKSSGSGLGLYTVKHFIKKLKGEISLTSEKNTGTTFSFYIPNVNTDK
- a CDS encoding winged helix-turn-helix domain-containing protein, yielding MKNFISHLNKAFENRLRLGIMSILITNDWIEFNTLKELLEATDGNLASHITALEKINYLEVRKAFIGKKPNTSFRITKEGRKAFKDHIDALEQLIKKSS
- the creD gene encoding cell envelope integrity protein CreD, which translates into the protein MSSNFNTWARTSITLKLVIIGILVLVLLIPTNMVQNLIQERETTRDSAVSEVASKWGMDQTIGTPIISIPYYTVVVNANNQKETYRNYAHILPDDIKIKTKLVPSTKKRGLYEVVLYNTQVSILGSFKSEIQNLQQKTSNTLRLDQACIQLGISDLKGLKDVVQFNMDGTDTFEFNPGVPNTDIYNSGMSFPIDLTAKDAFAFSCNLNLNGSTSLHFQPYGKKTMVELTTTWANPSYQGAFLPDTSITTETGSYARWKILQLNRNYPQYGFGDFIRQSERAAANITDGQASSFGLRLILPVDQYQKITRSAKYSIMFILLTVVAFFFVEIINKKKIHPIQYLLIGFGIVLFYVLLLSISEHTNFETAYWISCAGIVLLISLYTQSMLRKIKVTLLIAAILSTLYVFFYALLQLQDFSLLMGSIGLFIILAVTMYLTRNIDWYKEDNSSTENFSAAPESLD
- a CDS encoding diacylglycerol kinase family protein — encoded protein: MKHPVNWFNSLNYACNGLRLLCSERNFRIHLLAAVSVCILSLCLHLSTLEWAFIASAIVLVLVTESINTCIEYLCDFITADYSFAIKKIKDIAAAAVLLSTVYALTLAFIILLPKILYLTTYNYEF
- a CDS encoding DUF1361 domain-containing protein, giving the protein MKNRLFILAILCLLLEAGRMLYSGTLGYMFLIWNLFLAAVPYLLSTHIQATKPTGLNLIGKCFIWLLFLPNALYIITDLKHLHERPPVPEWFDCLLLFSFSTLALLLGLLSFYQMNQVLKRYAPAFVQHIILISISLLAGFGVYLGREQRWNSWDIFTNPFDLFSACISLSTEPHVWAFSLCYGFAFLSMYHIISSLIHYRHETPGQLV